A single window of Vibrio gazogenes DNA harbors:
- the mutM gene encoding bifunctional DNA-formamidopyrimidine glycosylase/DNA-(apurinic or apyrimidinic site) lyase, with the protein MPELPEVEVSRLGISPFLVGEQVKSVSVRTPKLRWAIPFELQQITGQVIRRIHRRAKYLLLETDVGTAIIHLGMSGSLRVLDVSLPPGKHDHVDLFMMNGKVLRYNDPRRFGAWLWVEKGMTHSVFDNLGPEPLSDELTAEYMAARAKGKRVTVKQFIMDNKVVVGVGNIYANESLFTTGVRPTREAGSLTMREWETLVTEIKAVLTHSIQQGGTTLKDFAQTDGKPGYFAQELRVYGKEGEPCPECGQAIVAQKIGQRNSFYCPLCQK; encoded by the coding sequence ATGCCGGAGTTACCGGAAGTTGAGGTAAGCCGACTGGGAATTAGTCCTTTTTTGGTGGGCGAGCAAGTGAAATCTGTGAGTGTGCGGACACCGAAACTTCGTTGGGCGATCCCTTTTGAGCTACAGCAGATTACAGGGCAAGTGATTCGGCGGATTCATCGCAGAGCAAAATATCTCTTGTTGGAAACCGATGTCGGCACCGCGATTATTCATTTGGGAATGTCAGGCTCTTTGCGCGTATTGGATGTTTCGCTTCCACCCGGCAAACACGACCACGTCGATCTGTTTATGATGAACGGGAAAGTGTTGCGCTATAACGATCCGAGACGATTTGGTGCGTGGTTATGGGTAGAGAAGGGCATGACTCATTCGGTGTTCGATAATCTTGGACCTGAACCGCTTTCTGATGAATTGACTGCTGAGTATATGGCCGCGAGAGCGAAGGGCAAACGAGTAACCGTTAAACAGTTCATTATGGACAATAAAGTGGTGGTTGGTGTCGGGAATATTTATGCCAATGAGTCGTTGTTTACCACTGGCGTTCGGCCTACCCGTGAGGCTGGTTCACTGACAATGCGTGAATGGGAGACGCTGGTGACAGAGATTAAGGCGGTGCTGACCCACTCGATTCAACAGGGTGGCACGACCTTGAAAGACTTTGCTCAAACGGATGGGAAGCCCGGGTATTTTGCTCAGGAACTCCGTGTTTACGGAAAAGAAGGGGAGCCGTGCCCTGAATGTGGTCAGGCGATCGTGGCGCAGAAGATTGGGCAACGGAATTCTTTCTATTGCCCGCTCTGTCAAAAATAG
- the radC gene encoding RadC family protein, with translation MSLKFLPKESMPREKLLSRGPHALSDAELLAIFLRTGVAGMNVLELADFLLQEFGSLRALFSAQKSVFCQHKGLGEAKFVQMQAVLEMAQRYFSETIQRGDALTNPQYTRHYLSGILRDRRREAFYVLFLDNQNRVICGEILFEGTINAASVYPREIVARALQYHAASVILAHNHPSGVAEPSQADRHITRRIIDALALVDIRVLDHFVIGDGEIVSFAERGWI, from the coding sequence ATGAGCCTGAAATTCCTTCCTAAAGAGTCAATGCCACGGGAAAAGCTACTGTCCCGTGGTCCCCATGCCCTGTCTGATGCTGAACTATTGGCTATTTTCTTACGAACCGGTGTTGCCGGGATGAATGTTCTCGAATTAGCTGATTTTCTTTTACAGGAATTCGGTTCGCTCCGTGCATTATTTTCAGCCCAGAAGAGTGTGTTTTGCCAACATAAAGGGTTGGGGGAAGCGAAGTTTGTGCAAATGCAGGCGGTGTTAGAAATGGCTCAGCGTTATTTTTCGGAGACGATCCAAAGAGGGGATGCTCTGACGAATCCGCAATACACGCGTCATTATTTATCCGGCATACTTCGGGACAGACGCCGTGAAGCGTTCTATGTACTGTTTCTGGATAACCAGAATCGGGTTATTTGTGGTGAAATTTTGTTTGAAGGCACGATCAATGCTGCGAGTGTCTATCCGCGCGAGATTGTGGCGCGAGCACTGCAGTATCATGCTGCATCCGTGATTCTGGCCCATAATCATCCGTCTGGTGTTGCGGAACCCAGTCAGGCGGATCGACATATTACGCGACGGATTATTGATGCCTTGGCACTAGTGGATATCCGTGTCTTGGATCATTTTGTCATCGGTGATGGCGAGATTGTTTCTTTTGCTGAGCGAGGCTGGATTTAA
- the rpmB gene encoding 50S ribosomal protein L28 translates to MSRVCQVTGKRPVAGNNRSHARNATKRRFLPNLQTHRFWVESEKRFVKLRLTAKGMRIIDKKGIDAVLSDIRARGENV, encoded by the coding sequence ATGTCCCGAGTATGCCAAGTAACTGGTAAGCGTCCTGTAGCGGGGAACAACCGTTCGCACGCACGTAATGCTACTAAGCGTCGTTTTCTGCCGAACCTACAAACTCATCGTTTCTGGGTAGAGAGCGAAAAACGTTTTGTTAAACTGCGCCTGACTGCGAAAGGCATGCGTATCATTGATAAGAAAGGCATCGATGCCGTTCTTTCTGATATTCGTGCTCGCGGCGAAAACGTTTAA
- the coaBC gene encoding bifunctional phosphopantothenoylcysteine decarboxylase/phosphopantothenate--cysteine ligase CoaBC, whose product MQTLAGKKILLGISGGIAAYKCAELTRRLIEHGAETRIVMTDAAKAFITPLTMQAVSGHPVSDSLLDPAAERSMGHIELAKWADLVLLAPASADLIARIAAGMGNDLLSTLILATQAPVALAPAMNQQMYRHVATQRNLETLASFGMHIWGPDAGEQACGDVGPGRMLEPMQLVHLCEQFFQPKLLAGKSVLITAGPTREALDPVRYMTNHSSGKMGFEIARAAAQLGADVTLIAGPTHLSTPIGAQRIDVSSAATMYDAVMVQAPNHDVFISCAAVADYRPADIADQKIKKTDDSDTMTITLVKNPDIVASVAAMTTHRPFTVGFAAETQQVEQYARSKMARKNLDMICANDVSVSGQGFNSDQNALHLFWPTGEQKLSLAPKSQLALALMTLISEKIG is encoded by the coding sequence ATGCAAACATTGGCAGGAAAGAAAATACTGCTGGGGATCAGTGGTGGCATCGCAGCATACAAATGTGCAGAACTGACACGGCGTCTGATTGAGCACGGCGCAGAAACCAGAATCGTCATGACCGATGCAGCAAAAGCTTTTATTACACCGCTCACCATGCAGGCTGTTTCCGGCCACCCCGTCTCAGATAGCTTGCTCGATCCAGCGGCTGAACGCTCAATGGGTCATATCGAGCTGGCCAAATGGGCTGATCTCGTCCTGCTGGCTCCGGCAAGTGCTGACCTCATTGCCCGTATCGCGGCAGGTATGGGAAATGATTTGCTCTCCACTCTTATTTTAGCAACGCAGGCTCCCGTGGCCCTCGCACCAGCCATGAATCAGCAAATGTATCGACATGTCGCCACCCAGAGAAATCTGGAGACTCTCGCATCATTTGGCATGCACATTTGGGGACCGGATGCCGGAGAACAGGCCTGCGGTGATGTCGGACCGGGACGAATGCTGGAGCCGATGCAACTGGTGCACCTGTGTGAACAATTTTTCCAACCCAAGTTACTTGCAGGAAAATCGGTACTCATTACTGCCGGCCCGACCAGAGAAGCGCTCGACCCAGTCCGTTATATGACCAATCACAGTTCCGGCAAAATGGGATTTGAGATAGCCAGAGCGGCTGCCCAGCTCGGTGCTGATGTTACGCTAATCGCCGGACCAACCCATTTATCGACGCCAATTGGCGCTCAAAGAATCGATGTCAGCAGTGCCGCCACTATGTATGACGCAGTGATGGTGCAAGCTCCAAATCATGATGTCTTCATCAGTTGTGCTGCGGTTGCCGACTATCGGCCAGCGGACATTGCCGATCAAAAAATCAAAAAAACTGACGATTCCGATACCATGACCATCACGCTGGTCAAAAATCCAGATATTGTCGCCTCTGTTGCTGCAATGACCACTCACCGCCCATTTACGGTCGGTTTTGCCGCAGAAACCCAACAGGTTGAACAGTATGCCCGTTCGAAAATGGCGCGTAAAAATCTGGACATGATTTGTGCAAACGATGTATCGGTCAGCGGACAGGGATTCAATAGCGATCAAAATGCACTTCATCTGTTCTGGCCCACAGGGGAGCAAAAACTATCATTAGCTCCCAAATCGCAGTTGGCGCTGGCACTCATGACACTTATCAGTGAAAAAATAGGATAA
- the coaD gene encoding pantetheine-phosphate adenylyltransferase, whose product MSKKKLSRVIYPGTFDPLTNGHLDIVNRAAGMFDEVIIAVAASPSKNTMFTLAERVFFAEQATQHLTNVSVQGFAGLLVDFARQVSANVLIRGLRTTMDFEYEFGLTNMYRRLMPELESVFLTPADEFAFLSSTIVREVAIHGGDVDTFVPPVVAESLRKKRNI is encoded by the coding sequence GTGAGCAAAAAAAAATTATCGCGCGTCATCTATCCGGGAACATTCGATCCACTCACCAACGGACACCTTGATATTGTCAACCGCGCTGCTGGTATGTTTGACGAAGTCATTATTGCTGTTGCCGCCAGCCCCAGTAAAAATACCATGTTTACACTGGCGGAAAGAGTCTTTTTTGCCGAACAAGCAACCCAACACCTGACGAATGTCAGTGTACAGGGATTTGCTGGGTTATTGGTTGATTTTGCCAGGCAAGTCAGTGCAAATGTCTTAATTCGCGGCCTGCGAACAACCATGGATTTTGAGTATGAATTCGGCTTGACCAACATGTATCGCAGGCTGATGCCAGAGCTCGAGAGTGTTTTTCTCACGCCGGCAGATGAGTTCGCATTTCTCTCTTCAACGATTGTCCGGGAAGTTGCTATCCACGGGGGAGATGTCGATACATTTGTGCCACCAGTCGTTGCAGAATCACTGCGTAAAAAACGGAATATCTGA
- a CDS encoding methyl-accepting chemotaxis protein: protein MFSSLRSRTKLLLITVIPLIVITALITMVYYWSGMTSLKQELAQYRQELVTSHKNKLKAYVMMGTTAIKSLYDSDQNGENQARAKEILKAMRFDDDGYFFAYNSQGVNTLHAIKPQLEGKNLYNMKDSNGVPVIAGLIEAAKSGDGFLYFSWHKPSLNAQAPKLGYAEYLPKWDWILGTGVYIDDIDRQVAAFQNNREKLLHQQMWSAIGLSVAGLILTIVIVSWLVSKGVEPLHHILKSLQDVAAGGGDLTARLHVESRDEVGMVAEAFNSFMDKLHPLISDISRTEHEVVSAVNDLDQQTSHSNQKMNNHCQETDKVVAAVTEMSATAREVALNTNSTAQAIESANQQIHEAQDEVNLAIEGISSLVKEVNLTSDAISELSQQAGEITQVLDVIGEIAEQTNLLALNAAIEAARAGEQGRGFAVVADEVRSLASRTQNSTQEIGNMLSSLNQGVTKAVSRMKTSRERGESTEQESVRIRESLSGISQAIRTIQDMGIQTASAAEEQSVVSEEINQNLVAIQQIVNELSDNLQQSESISSRLALSGKKMGDLVGHFKI, encoded by the coding sequence ATGTTTAGTTCTCTTCGGAGCAGGACCAAGCTCCTCTTAATTACTGTCATTCCTCTGATAGTTATTACAGCGCTGATTACAATGGTGTATTACTGGAGTGGGATGACTTCACTGAAGCAAGAGCTGGCACAATATCGACAAGAGTTGGTAACCAGCCATAAGAATAAGCTGAAGGCTTATGTCATGATGGGAACAACGGCTATCAAGTCTCTCTATGATAGTGATCAAAATGGTGAGAATCAGGCTCGGGCAAAAGAAATATTAAAAGCGATGCGTTTTGATGATGATGGCTACTTCTTTGCCTATAACTCCCAAGGTGTGAATACATTGCATGCGATTAAGCCACAACTGGAAGGAAAGAACCTTTACAACATGAAAGATAGTAATGGTGTTCCTGTGATTGCGGGTTTAATTGAAGCAGCGAAATCGGGAGATGGTTTTCTCTATTTTTCATGGCATAAACCTTCTCTGAATGCTCAAGCACCGAAGTTAGGTTATGCCGAATACCTGCCGAAATGGGATTGGATTCTAGGCACCGGGGTTTACATTGATGATATTGATCGTCAGGTGGCAGCTTTTCAAAACAATCGGGAAAAACTGTTACATCAGCAAATGTGGTCAGCGATTGGGTTATCGGTGGCTGGGCTGATATTAACGATTGTTATTGTAAGTTGGTTAGTTTCTAAAGGTGTTGAGCCACTACATCATATCCTGAAATCGTTGCAGGATGTCGCAGCTGGAGGGGGTGACCTGACCGCTCGTTTGCATGTGGAAAGTCGTGATGAAGTCGGTATGGTGGCTGAAGCTTTCAACTCCTTCATGGATAAGTTACATCCGTTGATTTCAGATATCAGCCGAACCGAGCATGAGGTGGTCTCGGCTGTGAATGATCTGGATCAGCAGACGTCTCATTCAAATCAGAAGATGAATAATCACTGTCAGGAAACCGATAAAGTGGTTGCTGCGGTCACAGAAATGAGTGCAACAGCTCGTGAAGTCGCGTTGAACACCAATTCTACCGCCCAAGCGATAGAGTCAGCGAACCAGCAGATTCATGAGGCACAGGATGAGGTGAATTTAGCGATTGAGGGGATTAGCAGTTTGGTGAAAGAGGTGAACCTGACCTCTGATGCCATCTCGGAGTTGAGCCAACAAGCCGGAGAAATCACACAGGTTCTGGATGTGATTGGGGAAATTGCTGAACAGACGAACTTACTGGCATTAAATGCTGCAATAGAAGCAGCAAGAGCCGGGGAACAAGGGCGAGGATTTGCGGTGGTTGCCGATGAAGTTCGCTCGCTGGCGAGTCGGACTCAGAATAGCACGCAAGAGATTGGTAATATGCTGAGCTCGTTGAACCAAGGGGTAACTAAAGCGGTCAGCCGTATGAAAACGAGTCGTGAGCGGGGCGAAAGCACTGAACAAGAATCGGTTCGTATCAGAGAAAGTTTGTCTGGTATTTCTCAAGCAATTCGGACCATTCAGGATATGGGGATTCAGACTGCGTCGGCCGCAGAGGAGCAAAGCGTGGTTTCTGAAGAGATCAACCAGAATCTGGTCGCGATTCAGCAGATTGTGAATGAGTTGAGTGATAATCTGCAACAGTCGGAATCAATCAGTAGCCGTTTGGCGTTATCTGGTAAAAAAATGGGAGATTTGGTCGGGCACTTTAAGATTTAA
- the pyrE gene encoding orotate phosphoribosyltransferase: MKAYQREFIEFALEKEVLKFGEFTLKSGRKSPYFFNAGLFNTGRDLARLGRFYAAALVDSGIDYDVLFGPAYKGIPIATTTAVALADHHDVDTPYCFNRKEAKDHGEGGHLVGSALQGKIMLVDDVITAGTAIRESMAIIQANGAALAGVLVAIDRQEKGSGELSAIQEVERDFGCAVISIVGLTDLITYLEEQGNSAEHLAAVKAYRDQYGVA, from the coding sequence ATGAAAGCGTACCAGCGTGAATTTATTGAATTTGCCCTTGAAAAAGAAGTCCTGAAATTTGGTGAGTTTACTTTGAAGTCCGGCCGGAAAAGCCCCTATTTTTTCAATGCCGGTCTGTTTAACACCGGACGGGATTTGGCGCGTCTGGGGCGTTTTTATGCAGCAGCATTGGTCGATTCAGGGATTGATTACGATGTGTTGTTTGGCCCGGCTTATAAAGGGATTCCCATTGCAACCACAACCGCCGTCGCTTTGGCGGATCATCATGATGTCGATACGCCATACTGTTTCAATCGCAAAGAAGCCAAAGATCATGGTGAGGGCGGACATCTGGTCGGCAGTGCACTCCAAGGCAAGATCATGTTGGTGGATGATGTGATTACAGCGGGCACGGCGATTCGGGAATCGATGGCCATTATCCAAGCCAACGGTGCAGCACTGGCAGGAGTATTGGTGGCGATCGATCGTCAGGAAAAAGGCTCCGGTGAGTTATCCGCGATTCAGGAAGTGGAAAGAGACTTCGGTTGTGCTGTGATTTCAATTGTAGGCCTGACCGACTTAATTACTTACCTCGAAGAGCAAGGTAATAGTGCTGAACATCTGGCAGCGGTGAAAGCTTATCGTGATCAGTACGGTGTGGCTTAA
- the lpxL gene encoding LpxL/LpxP family Kdo(2)-lipid IV(A) lauroyl/palmitoleoyl acyltransferase has protein sequence MNDYKIGKPAFSVSLLHPKYWGVWFGFGLLAAIVNLLPYSISLSLGRSLGKLGMKFGKKRVHIARTNLKLAFPEMSSDDIEAMVVENFKNTGAALVESGITWFWPTWRFRRILVEKDISALRKHAENNKGVLLCAVHALNLEICARGFAVLGLPGYGVYRPHGNPAYEFIQYRGRTRNGNKLVYRRDLKQMIRVLRKGERLFYLPDQDYGHNKSVFVPFFAVDEACTTTGTSLIAYPSKCAIVPVSGFRTTQGTYEIMADISIEEQYPQKDMTAAAAYLNQYIERVIMRAPDQWMWLHKRFKSLPDGTSHTRYQ, from the coding sequence ATGAATGATTACAAAATCGGCAAACCTGCTTTTTCCGTCTCATTATTACACCCCAAATACTGGGGGGTTTGGTTTGGATTCGGCCTTCTCGCTGCAATCGTGAACCTCTTGCCTTATTCCATATCACTTTCACTGGGACGCTCACTGGGGAAATTAGGCATGAAGTTCGGCAAAAAGCGGGTCCATATTGCCAGAACAAACCTGAAACTCGCCTTTCCTGAAATGTCCTCCGATGATATCGAAGCGATGGTGGTCGAGAACTTCAAAAACACCGGTGCAGCGTTAGTCGAATCGGGGATCACATGGTTCTGGCCGACTTGGCGTTTTCGCCGCATTCTGGTCGAAAAAGATATCAGTGCCCTACGCAAACATGCAGAAAATAATAAGGGTGTGCTGTTGTGTGCAGTGCATGCCCTGAATCTAGAGATCTGTGCCCGTGGTTTTGCTGTACTCGGCTTACCCGGCTATGGTGTTTACCGCCCACATGGCAATCCCGCTTATGAATTTATCCAGTATCGCGGCCGAACCCGCAACGGCAACAAACTGGTATACCGCCGCGATCTCAAGCAGATGATTCGCGTGTTACGTAAAGGCGAACGGCTGTTTTATCTACCGGATCAAGACTATGGTCATAATAAGTCCGTCTTTGTGCCATTTTTTGCTGTTGATGAGGCCTGTACCACAACCGGTACCAGCCTGATTGCCTACCCCAGTAAGTGTGCTATTGTCCCCGTTTCCGGATTCCGGACGACTCAGGGCACCTATGAAATCATGGCCGATATTTCGATTGAAGAGCAATATCCCCAAAAGGATATGACGGCAGCGGCAGCCTACCTCAATCAATATATTGAGAGGGTGATCATGCGCGCCCCGGACCAATGGATGTGGCTTCATAAACGATTTAAATCGTTGCCTGACGGAACCAGTCACACTCGATATCAATAA
- the lpxM gene encoding lauroyl-Kdo(2)-lipid IV(A) myristoyltransferase (LpxM is lauroyl-Kdo(2)-lipid IV(A) myristoyltransferase, an enzyme characterized in Escherichia coli and involved in biosynthesis of the form of lipid A found in that species and some closely related species.) yields MSSTPDNPRQNSIDNYLYNPTFQWSFLHPRHWGTWLGILVAALFAFIPPKWRDGLARKIAKPIVSKNGRVVRRARVNLAYCFPEKSETEREQILYETFVKAAQYMLGYSEFLVRSTRHNQQRGELIGEENLLPLLDAGEKVIILAPHAWAVDYPAVMLAARGYKVTTIMKPQRNPIGDWLMHVQRMQYGGRIFARDAGVKPFVRSIKDGYIGYWLPDEDHGPQNSVFVPFFATEKATLKGFGKMARLSKAKVVPVLPAYNDKTSKYEVYILPAIENFPTGDEEQDARAMNQAIEDLVTPHPEQYMWNLFLLQTQRDGKKIYQ; encoded by the coding sequence ATGAGTTCAACGCCAGACAATCCCCGTCAAAACAGCATTGACAATTACCTTTACAATCCGACTTTCCAGTGGTCCTTTTTGCATCCTCGCCACTGGGGAACTTGGTTAGGTATCTTGGTTGCCGCACTATTTGCTTTTATCCCCCCGAAATGGCGAGACGGGCTCGCACGTAAAATAGCCAAGCCAATCGTCAGTAAAAATGGCCGTGTCGTGCGTCGGGCTCGCGTCAACCTTGCCTACTGTTTTCCGGAAAAGAGCGAAACCGAACGCGAACAAATTCTGTACGAAACATTTGTCAAAGCAGCCCAGTACATGCTGGGCTACTCTGAATTTTTAGTACGCTCGACCCGGCATAATCAACAACGGGGAGAACTGATTGGTGAGGAAAATCTGTTACCGTTACTGGATGCCGGAGAAAAAGTTATCATTCTCGCTCCCCATGCCTGGGCAGTGGATTATCCTGCGGTCATGCTGGCGGCGCGCGGTTATAAAGTCACAACCATTATGAAACCGCAGCGTAACCCGATTGGTGACTGGCTGATGCATGTCCAACGAATGCAATATGGCGGACGTATTTTTGCACGAGACGCGGGTGTGAAACCGTTCGTTCGTTCCATTAAAGATGGTTACATCGGTTATTGGCTCCCCGATGAAGATCATGGCCCTCAGAATTCTGTTTTTGTGCCCTTCTTTGCCACCGAAAAAGCCACACTGAAAGGCTTTGGCAAAATGGCGCGTTTATCGAAAGCGAAAGTGGTCCCTGTGTTACCCGCTTATAACGATAAAACATCCAAATATGAAGTGTATATATTGCCGGCAATCGAAAATTTCCCGACCGGTGATGAAGAACAAGATGCCCGAGCAATGAATCAAGCAATTGAAGATTTGGTCACGCCACATCCGGAACAATATATGTGGAACTTATTTCTGCTACAAACACAGCGCGACGGCAAAAAAATATATCAGTAA
- a CDS encoding glycosyltransferase family 9 protein, producing MKKILVIRNDKIGDFMLAWPSFAMLKASIPDCHITALVPRYTIALAELCPWIDAVLEDPTKKGSAASQQALIEAIRQRHFDASINLFSTTYNALLVWKARIPYRMAPATKLAQVFYNHRVKQKRSQSAKPEFEYNLDLIRAFLQDHQIPVVEPQPPYLTFTASELAKQKDKLAAQLGIGSAKPWLFVHAGSGGSANNLSLEQYSQLIDGINGNFEVVLTAGPGEEEKAYQLQRSINQHGEKAVVYHKNDGLVDFARSIACASLFIAGSTGPLHIAAAIDVPTIGFFPAKRSATPLRWYPLNSQGRHLSFAPPALGGQSQQEDMSQIQIESLLGDINVWVAPYLSLSTNQRISQM from the coding sequence ATGAAAAAAATACTTGTCATTCGTAATGATAAAATCGGTGATTTCATGTTGGCATGGCCGAGTTTCGCAATGCTGAAAGCATCGATTCCTGATTGTCACATTACTGCGTTGGTACCTCGTTATACTATCGCGCTTGCCGAATTATGTCCGTGGATTGATGCTGTGCTTGAAGACCCGACTAAAAAGGGTTCAGCAGCCTCTCAACAGGCGCTGATTGAAGCGATCCGCCAGCGTCACTTTGATGCGTCGATTAACTTATTTTCGACCACTTACAATGCGTTGTTGGTCTGGAAGGCGAGAATTCCATACCGAATGGCTCCGGCGACGAAACTGGCACAAGTGTTTTACAATCATCGGGTGAAGCAGAAACGCTCACAGTCCGCGAAACCTGAATTTGAATATAATCTGGATTTGATTCGTGCCTTTTTGCAGGATCATCAGATCCCCGTGGTTGAGCCGCAGCCACCTTACCTGACTTTCACCGCATCAGAACTCGCTAAACAAAAAGACAAACTGGCTGCCCAGCTGGGAATTGGTTCTGCCAAACCCTGGCTGTTTGTTCATGCGGGAAGTGGCGGTTCAGCCAATAACCTGTCTCTCGAACAGTATAGTCAGTTGATCGATGGGATAAACGGTAACTTTGAGGTGGTGCTGACCGCTGGGCCGGGAGAAGAAGAAAAAGCCTATCAACTTCAACGATCGATCAATCAACACGGTGAAAAAGCCGTGGTCTATCATAAGAATGACGGGTTGGTGGATTTCGCCAGATCGATTGCTTGTGCGAGCCTTTTCATTGCCGGCTCGACCGGTCCCTTGCACATTGCTGCTGCCATTGATGTTCCGACGATTGGTTTTTTTCCTGCCAAGCGTTCGGCAACACCATTACGCTGGTATCCGTTGAATTCGCAAGGGCGTCATTTATCATTTGCCCCCCCGGCACTCGGTGGTCAATCACAACAGGAAGATATGAGCCAAATTCAAATTGAATCGCTCTTGGGTGATATTAATGTTTGGGTGGCGCCGTATTTGTCCTTATCCACAAATCAGCGTATTTCACAAATGTAG
- the slmA gene encoding nucleoid occlusion factor SlmA produces the protein MTGTKKSNRRDEILQALAEMLESHDGASRITTAKLAKQVGVSEAALYRHFPSKARMFEGLIEFIEETLMSRINMILNEEKDTLNRLNMVMQLILTFSERNPGLTRILSGHALMFENERLRERINQLFERIETSLRQILRERQLREGKSFPVGENILAAQLLGQVEGSLNRFVRSDFKYQPTANFEQYWSLLSAQLK, from the coding sequence ATGACCGGAACAAAAAAAAGTAATCGCCGTGACGAAATTCTTCAGGCACTGGCTGAAATGCTAGAGTCTCATGATGGCGCCTCTCGCATTACTACCGCCAAGCTTGCAAAGCAGGTCGGTGTTTCAGAAGCAGCGCTCTATCGTCATTTTCCCAGCAAAGCCCGCATGTTCGAAGGGCTGATCGAGTTTATCGAAGAAACGCTGATGTCGCGGATTAATATGATCCTCAATGAAGAGAAAGATACGCTCAACCGTCTGAACATGGTGATGCAGCTGATTTTAACATTCTCTGAACGCAACCCTGGGCTGACTCGGATATTATCCGGTCATGCGCTGATGTTTGAAAACGAGCGGCTCCGTGAACGAATCAACCAGCTTTTTGAACGCATCGAAACCTCTTTACGTCAGATTTTACGTGAGCGTCAACTTCGCGAAGGCAAATCATTCCCTGTCGGAGAAAATATTCTCGCGGCTCAACTATTAGGACAGGTTGAAGGAAGTTTGAATCGTTTTGTCCGTTCAGACTTTAAATATCAGCCAACTGCAAATTTTGAACAATACTGGTCACTGCTCAGTGCGCAATTGAAATAA
- the rpmG gene encoding 50S ribosomal protein L33 gives MAKGIREKIRLVSSAGTGHFYTTDKNKRNMPGKFEIKKFDPVVRQHVVYKEAKIK, from the coding sequence ATGGCTAAAGGCATTCGTGAAAAAATTCGTCTGGTATCATCTGCTGGTACTGGTCATTTTTACACTACTGACAAGAACAAGCGCAACATGCCAGGCAAATTTGAGATCAAAAAATTTGATCCAGTGGTTCGCCAGCACGTTGTTTACAAAGAAGCTAAAATCAAGTAA
- a CDS encoding glycosyltransferase family 2 protein: protein MTQPTLAVALIVKNEAKHLEACLKTVQGWVDEIVILDSGSTDDTEHVARQFTDKFFLNTDWPGFGPQRRLAQSYVESDYVLWLDADERITPELRRSIQDAVKANQPNTIYQISRLSWVFGRFIRHCGWYPDKVLRLYPTQLTQYNDALVHEKVEVTSSMRVETLSGDAIHYTYDDMNHYLVKSAGYAKAWAEQRQQRGKTSSLGQGIIHALGCFVKMYVIKAGFLDGKQGLLLSLLSAHSTFVKYADLWIRTNTAPPKH, encoded by the coding sequence CAAGCATCTGGAAGCCTGTCTAAAAACGGTTCAGGGCTGGGTCGATGAGATTGTTATTCTCGATTCAGGGAGTACCGATGACACCGAACATGTTGCTCGTCAGTTTACCGATAAATTCTTTTTGAATACTGACTGGCCGGGATTTGGGCCACAGCGTCGTCTCGCGCAATCGTACGTCGAATCAGATTATGTCTTATGGTTGGATGCCGATGAACGAATCACACCAGAGCTGCGCCGCAGTATTCAAGACGCGGTGAAAGCAAATCAACCCAATACCATCTATCAAATTTCGCGGTTAAGCTGGGTGTTTGGCCGATTCATCCGTCACTGTGGTTGGTATCCGGATAAAGTCTTGCGTCTCTATCCAACCCAACTGACGCAATACAACGATGCATTGGTTCATGAAAAAGTCGAAGTCACATCATCCATGCGTGTCGAAACGCTGTCCGGTGACGCAATCCACTATACTTATGACGATATGAATCACTACTTGGTCAAGTCAGCCGGATATGCGAAAGCATGGGCAGAGCAGCGCCAACAACGCGGGAAAACAAGCAGTCTCGGGCAAGGCATCATTCATGCACTCGGATGCTTTGTGAAAATGTATGTGATCAAAGCAGGTTTCTTAGACGGAAAGCAGGGATTACTCCTGTCCCTGCTTTCGGCTCATTCTACATTTGTGAAATACGCTGATTTGTGGATAAGGACAAATACGGCGCCACCCAAACATTAA